Part of the Thermococcus barossii genome is shown below.
CCTGATGTACACCGTCACCTTCACAACGTTTTCGGCGCTTCCTCCAGCGGCCTCGACAACCGCTAGGAGATTTTTGAGTGCCTGGTCTGCCTGTATCTCTATGTCACCGGTCACGAGCTCTCCAGTTTCTGGGTTTATCGGTATCTGCCCAGAGATGAAGAGAAACTTTCCTTCCGCAATGACTCCCTGGCTGTACGGTCCTATCGGCTTGGGTGCCCTTTCGGTGAGAACGGTCTCCTTCTTCATGCTTTCACCTCCGGAATTGAAATCAGCGAAGCGAAGACTCCTCATCGGTTCCCCCTCGGGTGTCCTCGGCCTCATCATGCCCCCATTCACTTCTTCTCCAGGTACTTCTCAAGGCTCTTGGCCGGGACGTCCAGGGAGAGCCCTATCTTCTCAAGGGCCTTCCTCAGGGCATAGACCCTCGCATGCTCCTGAAACGGGTCGGGAGCATGGTTCTCGGCCGGAAAATGCCTGTACTTCTCCACGACTGCCGGGATTTCGGCCTTCTTAACCTTCTTGAACTCACCGAACCAGGAGTCTATTCCCTTGACATCGATGCCCGCGTAGACTGGGAGCTTGAGCGTGATGCTCTCGTTTATACTCGCGAGAAGCCGGGCAACGTCTGCCATCGGGGTCTTGTCGTCGATTATGAGCCTTCTCACGGCCCTCCACTGGGTTTTTCCACTCACGTGGAACGCAACAAAGTTCACGTGGTCCTCGGTGTACGGGAAGACTATCCTGACCTCGCTCAGTGGCTCTTCCGGATACTCAACTGGAACCTTCTTCGAGAGCACTTCCCTCACGAGTACCGCCTTGGCCACGTCAACCAGGTGCTTTCTGAGCTTTTTGTCCTCTTCAAAGATGAGGGCACCGAGCTTTCTTGCCGTGCCCGGCGACTTGAGGGCAACAATGGCATCGCTCAGGTCCTTCCTCCCGATTTCCTCGGCGAGGCTCATTATGCCGGCAACGTTCATGACCTCCGTTAGGTACTCTGGTATCTTGGCATTGACGGTGTTGGAGATACTGGCAATGAAGTGGGCCACCTTCTCGTCCTCCATGTCTATCAGCCTGTCCGCCACCTTCCAGCTCCCGTGATGAGCCGTGAACACAATCTGATCTCCAACCTTCATCGCTTCCACCAAAGGCTATGGATAGCAAGGCCTATTTTAGCTTTTTCTTGACCTTCTCAAAAAAGTTATAAATCGCCCCGAGCATTCCAGTTTGAGAGAGTGGAAGAGGGAAGCAAAATGGGGGAAGACGAGAAGGTCAATAGGGAAGCCCTGGCCCCCAGGGAATATGGAGAGAGCCTTGATCTGGGCATGGAGTTCAACACGACCGAGGAGATTAAGGTACCCGAGAAGCTCATCGATCAGGTCATAGGTCAGGAGCATGCGGTTGAGGTTATCAGAACCGCTGCAACCCAGAAAAGGCACGTTCTTCTCATAGGTGAGCCGGGAACCGGTAAGTCAATGCTGGGTCAGGCGATGGCGGAGCTGTTGCCCACCGAGAATCTTGAGGACATACTCGTCTTTCCAAACCCAGAAGACGAAAACATGCCCAAGATAAAGACCGTCCCGGCCTGTCAGGGACGGAGAATAGTCGAGAAATACCGCGAAAAGGCCAAGGGGCAGGAGAGCATAAAATCGTACATCCTTTTGTTCGTCATGTTCACGGTCATGCTGGCACTGTTTATAGACTTCAGCGCGACCACGCTCCTTATGGGGCTTTTCGTGGTTATACTCACCATAATGGCGCTCTCCAACATGCGCCTCAAGGGTTCGGTTCTGGTTCCCAAACTGCTCGTTGACAACTGCGGCAGGAGCAAGGCACCGTTCATAGATGCAACCGGTGCCCACGCCGGGGCGCTCCTGGGTGACGTGCGCCACGATCCCTTCCAGAGCGGCGGCCTGGGAACTCCTGCCCACGAGAGGGTTGAGCCGGGGATGATACACCGTGCCCACAGGGGCGTTCTGTTCATAGACGAGGTGGCGACTCTCAGTTTGAAGATGCAGCAGAGCCTCCTGACGGCTATGCAGGAGAAGAAGTTCCCGATAACCGGCCAGAGCGAGATGTCGAGTGGTGCAATGGTCAGGACGGAGCCAGTCCCATGTGACTTCGTCCTCGTCGCCGCTGGAAACCTCGACACCGTTGACAAGATGCACCCTGCCCTCCGTTCGCGTATCAGGGGCTACGGTTATGAGGTTTACATGCGCACCACGATGCCGGACACCATTGAGAACAGGCGCAAGCTCATTCAGTTCGTTGCTCAGGAAGTCAAACGCGATGGCAAGATTCCGCACTTCACCCGCGATGCAGTGGAGGAGATAGTTAGGGAGGCCCAGAAGCGCGCCGGCAGGAAGGGGCACCTCACGCTTCGCCTCCGTGACCTTGGCGGTATCGTAAGGGCAGCTGGTGATATAGCCGTCAAGAAGGGCAAGAAGTACGTGGAGCGTGAGGACGTCCTTGAAGCCATAAGAATGGCCAAGCCGCTGGAGAAGCAGCTTGCTGACTGGTACATAGAGAGGAAGAAGGAGTACCAGGTAATCAAAACCGAGGGAAGCGAGATTGGACGGGTGAACGGCCTCGCGGTTATCGGCGAGCAGAGCGGTATAGTGCTTCCGATCGAGGCTGTGGTTGCCCCTGCGGCGAGCAAGGAGGAGGGCAAGATAATCGTCACCGGAAAGCTGGGCGAGATAGCAAAGGAAGCGGTTCAAAACGTCTCGGCAATAATCAAGCGTTACAAAGGAGAGGACATAAGCCGCTATGATATACACGTCCAGTTCCTCCAGACCTATGAGGGTGTTGAGGGTGACTCTGCCAGCATAAGCGTTGCCACCGCCGTTATCTCGGCCCTTGAGGAAATACCAATAAGGCAGGACGTCGCTATGACCGGTTCGCTCAGCGTTCGCGGTGAGGTGCTCCCTATAGGCGGAGCGACGCCAAAGATTGAAGCGGCGATCGAGGCTGGAATAAAGACGGTGATAATACCCAAGAGCAACGAGAAGGACGTCTTCCTCAGCAAGGACAAGGCCGAGAAGGTGCAGATATTCCCCGTCGAGACCATAGATGAGGTTCTCGAAATAGCCCTTGAGGAAGGAGAGAAGAAGCGGGAGCTTCTAAGGCGCATAAGAGAGGCTCTCCCGCTTTCCCTTTGAGTTCTCTTTTGTCTCCTGTGGGGACATTCCTTTCATAGTCTTCTACACCTTTGTCCAGAAATGCTTAAAAAACGTCCCAATCACGTTACCCAAGGAGGTGAGCTAATGCTCAAAGTTGAGAACCTTCACGTCTCGGTAGATAACAAGAAGATCCTCGATGGGGTGAATCTGGAGGTTCTTCCCGGTGAGTTTCACGTGATTATGGGCCCAAACGGCTCCGGGAAGTCCACGCTGGCTCTTACGATCGCCGGCCACCCGAGGTACTCGGTTGATGAGGGGAGAATAACCTTCAACGGTGAGGACATTACGGAGCTTGGCCCGGACGAGAGGGCGAAGAGGGGGATAATGCTTGCCTTCCAGCATCCGCATGAGGTGGAGGGAGTTAAGATAATTGAGTTCCTCCAGCAGGTTCTCGCGGAGCTCAAGGGGCTGGACCCCGTTGAAGCCTACGACCTGATAGTTGAAAAGGCCAAGGAGCTGTGGTTCAGCGAGGATGACCTGCACCGCTACGTGAATGTGGGCTTCTCCGGAGGAGAAAGGAAGAGGCTTGAACTTCTCCAGGCGATTCTCATCGAGCCAAAGCTTCTCATCCTGGACGAGCCGGACAGCGGTGTGGACGTTGATTCCCTCAGCGTCATCAGCAGGAAGATAGAGGAGCTCCACAGGAAGGGAACGGCTGTGCTCCTGATAACCCATTACGGAAGGATACTCGGACACCTCGATCCCAGCAGGTTCAGGGTTCACGTCATGCGCGAGGGGAGGATAGTGCTCGAGAGAGGCGGTGAGTTCGTTAGAGAGATTGAGGAGAAGGGCTTCCAGAAGATATTCGAGGAGTGTGGTTGCGATGAGTGAGATAACTGTTCAGGAGGCCAAGGAGATAATAGCGCAGGAGATAGAGAACCTCGCCAGGAGAAACAAAGAGCCGGAGTGGATGACGCGGATAAGGAACAAGGCTCTGGAGGCATTCGAGAGGGCTCCCCACAGGGACCCAATAATCAGCGAGGAGGAGCTGCTTCAGTTCATCGCCAAACCCGAGATAGAGGGTCTTCCTGATCACATCGAGAGCCTCGACGACCTGCCGCCGGAGATGAAGGCCCTCCTCGACAGACTTGGCATCTCCGAGGTCGAGCAGAAGTACATAGCCGGTCTGGCCGTTCAGACGGACACGGGCGTCATCTACAACCAGTTCCTCCAAGAATGGGCCAAGAAGGGGTTGATAGTGCTCCCCATGGAAGAGGCCGTCAGGAGGTACCCGGACGTTGTTAAGAAGCACTTCCTTCAGATGTTCCAGGCGGACGAGAGCAAGCTTACCGCATACCATACTGCCGTCTGGAACGGTGGGATATTCCTCTACGTCAAGGAAGGGCTGAAGGTTCCCTTCCCGCTCCACCTGTTTTTCCTCATCCAGGAGAGCGCCCTAGCCCAAGCACCTCACATAATCATCATAGCCGAGCCAAACAGCGAGTTCCACCTCATCGAGGGCTGTACCGCCCCGGTGCTCGTCAAGCACTCACTCCACCTCGACATGACAGAGGCGTACATCGGAGACGGCGCCAGGGCCCAGCTGACGGTACTCCAGAACTGGCCTGAGTACGTTCATACGAGACCGATGACCAGGGCGAGAATCGGTAAGGGCGCGCGCTTCATCAACACCACCGTCGGCCTCGGAACGGGCAGGAGCAACATAGCCAATCCCAAGTACTGGGTGGACGAGAACGGCTACGTCGAGCTGAACGGCATAATCCTCGGCCAGAAGGACTGGTACGTTGACCTCGGCGGTGAGATGTACCTCCGGGGCAGGGGCGCCGCCGGAATAAACGCGAGCAAGGCAGTCATAATGGACGAGAGTACCGTGATAACGAGGGGCGTCATCAGGGCAGAGGCGCCGAAGACGAAGGGGCACATAAGCTGCGACGCCCTGCTGATGAGCGACAGAGCCGTAATGGAGACCTACCCCGGCCTTGTGAGTAGGGTTGACGACGCGGAGCTGAGCCACGAAGCGGCCATAGGCAAGATACGTGAGGAGGAGCTGTTCTACCTGATGTCAAGGGGACTCAGCGAGGAGAAGGCGACTCAGCTCATCGTCAAGGGCTTCCTTGAACCCATGCTGAAGGACATCCCAATGGAGTTCCTCGTGGAGATAAGGAAGATAATAGAGCTGGCTGTCAGCGGTGGCATGTGATTGAAAAATTTTTCTTTTTGTCTTCTGGCGCCCCTAATTTTTCCCGCTTTTTGCCCGGAACTCCTAACGAAGTGTTTTAACTCATCCACCATTTTCCCGTAAGGTGATAACATGGACCCGATGGCAAAGGCTTTTGAAGAGGCCAAAAAGAACCCGGAAATGAGGAAAAAGCTGAAGGTAAAGGCCGCCTTTTCGATGCTACTCTTCGTGATGTTCCTGGGTGTGGTATTCATAACGGTTGGGACGGCAATTGCCAGTAAAAACGGCAGCTTTCTGGGAATGACCCAGCTCGACTTCCTCAAGCTCCGCGCCCGCTACGGCATCGTCATGATGCTCCTCATAATAATCCATCTGCTGATGAACAGAAGCATCATGAAGAAGGAGCTGGAGATGCTGTTTGGTTGATCTCTTCGGTTCTTCAATTCAGTTTTTATTTAATTCCATGATTCAGCTTCTGCAAGTTTTTCAACGAGTTCGACCACTTTGGGGAGGGCCTTCTCGACTTCCTCGCTCAGCTCCATGCCTAGGTCTAC
Proteins encoded:
- a CDS encoding RidA family protein; its protein translation is MKKETVLTERAPKPIGPYSQGVIAEGKFLFISGQIPINPETGELVTGDIEIQADQALKNLLAVVEAAGGSAENVVKVTVYIRDMGNYARFNEVYNRYFSKSKPARAVVEVSNLPKGVDVEIEAIAVL
- a CDS encoding DUF2666 family protein, coding for MKVGDQIVFTAHHGSWKVADRLIDMEDEKVAHFIASISNTVNAKIPEYLTEVMNVAGIMSLAEEIGRKDLSDAIVALKSPGTARKLGALIFEEDKKLRKHLVDVAKAVLVREVLSKKVPVEYPEEPLSEVRIVFPYTEDHVNFVAFHVSGKTQWRAVRRLIIDDKTPMADVARLLASINESITLKLPVYAGIDVKGIDSWFGEFKKVKKAEIPAVVEKYRHFPAENHAPDPFQEHARVYALRKALEKIGLSLDVPAKSLEKYLEKK
- the lonB gene encoding ATP-dependent protease LonB, with protein sequence MGEDEKVNREALAPREYGESLDLGMEFNTTEEIKVPEKLIDQVIGQEHAVEVIRTAATQKRHVLLIGEPGTGKSMLGQAMAELLPTENLEDILVFPNPEDENMPKIKTVPACQGRRIVEKYREKAKGQESIKSYILLFVMFTVMLALFIDFSATTLLMGLFVVILTIMALSNMRLKGSVLVPKLLVDNCGRSKAPFIDATGAHAGALLGDVRHDPFQSGGLGTPAHERVEPGMIHRAHRGVLFIDEVATLSLKMQQSLLTAMQEKKFPITGQSEMSSGAMVRTEPVPCDFVLVAAGNLDTVDKMHPALRSRIRGYGYEVYMRTTMPDTIENRRKLIQFVAQEVKRDGKIPHFTRDAVEEIVREAQKRAGRKGHLTLRLRDLGGIVRAAGDIAVKKGKKYVEREDVLEAIRMAKPLEKQLADWYIERKKEYQVIKTEGSEIGRVNGLAVIGEQSGIVLPIEAVVAPAASKEEGKIIVTGKLGEIAKEAVQNVSAIIKRYKGEDISRYDIHVQFLQTYEGVEGDSASISVATAVISALEEIPIRQDVAMTGSLSVRGEVLPIGGATPKIEAAIEAGIKTVIIPKSNEKDVFLSKDKAEKVQIFPVETIDEVLEIALEEGEKKRELLRRIREALPLSL
- the sufC gene encoding Fe-S cluster assembly ATPase SufC, translating into MLKVENLHVSVDNKKILDGVNLEVLPGEFHVIMGPNGSGKSTLALTIAGHPRYSVDEGRITFNGEDITELGPDERAKRGIMLAFQHPHEVEGVKIIEFLQQVLAELKGLDPVEAYDLIVEKAKELWFSEDDLHRYVNVGFSGGERKRLELLQAILIEPKLLILDEPDSGVDVDSLSVISRKIEELHRKGTAVLLITHYGRILGHLDPSRFRVHVMREGRIVLERGGEFVREIEEKGFQKIFEECGCDE
- a CDS encoding SUF-like minimal system protein SmsB, which translates into the protein MSEITVQEAKEIIAQEIENLARRNKEPEWMTRIRNKALEAFERAPHRDPIISEEELLQFIAKPEIEGLPDHIESLDDLPPEMKALLDRLGISEVEQKYIAGLAVQTDTGVIYNQFLQEWAKKGLIVLPMEEAVRRYPDVVKKHFLQMFQADESKLTAYHTAVWNGGIFLYVKEGLKVPFPLHLFFLIQESALAQAPHIIIIAEPNSEFHLIEGCTAPVLVKHSLHLDMTEAYIGDGARAQLTVLQNWPEYVHTRPMTRARIGKGARFINTTVGLGTGRSNIANPKYWVDENGYVELNGIILGQKDWYVDLGGEMYLRGRGAAGINASKAVIMDESTVITRGVIRAEAPKTKGHISCDALLMSDRAVMETYPGLVSRVDDAELSHEAAIGKIREEELFYLMSRGLSEEKATQLIVKGFLEPMLKDIPMEFLVEIRKIIELAVSGGM